One Panicum virgatum strain AP13 chromosome 9K, P.virgatum_v5, whole genome shotgun sequence genomic region harbors:
- the LOC120648106 gene encoding uncharacterized protein LOC120648106 has protein sequence MPDLVWEHGQKIRGGFKCKYCREEKSGGGATRFKEHLAHRGKDVKDCPSVPAEVKAFFSEQLDRNKARAKARAREKLLRDQSARGPHIDLEKEEGQGLDEDAELQAALHQSRQEYEFMQQAGPRYDRGGGSGGGVGGSGGPLPSMFRRSQSQVPERVRDYHLGLSSGPRQQRIDTGPWTVKGRTSRELLGRAWAKACHAVGIPGRKVDDPYFKAAIVETQKQGVGIKIPSGREIDGKYLDENVKEIEKEIEKWKNEWDECGVTIMCDSWTGPMRNSVINFLVYSGGTMYFLKSINVSDKIQDHQYLLKEIRAVVMKVEPHNVVQLVTDNGSNYKKACKILCHEFPTIAWQPCLAHTINLMLKDIGKWPEHDACIRSAQRICSWLYNSNSLHSMMREAIGGELVKWNVTRFGTNYMFLESMYKKKDQFMTWLVSPEFRRSRHFKSETGRYIYECITSLEWWANMEYVINDVEPLYMFLRFADTDKTPNLSEVTMEYQNMRQTYASKFSSDYPRFEKIMAVIDARMTTVMSGTYMATACALNPYVQYSLGTSQKVMAVMRNGLEKMLDTNSAAIALQEFEIFRTKQGEFSSDIARRMAIDRKTSPAAWWATFGGDTPKRFAIDS, from the exons ATGCCAGACCTAGTGTGGGAGCATGGCCAAAAGATCAGGGGTGGTTTCAAATGCAAGTATTGCAGGGAGGAGAAGAGTGGGGGAGGAGCAACAAGGTTCAAAGAGCATTTGGCACATAGGGGGAAAGATGTGAAGGACTGCCCTTCGGTTCCAGCCGAAGTTAAGGCCTTCTTTAGTGAGCAGTTGGACAGGAACAAGGCTAGAGCTAAAGCAAGGGCCCGAGAAAAGCTGCTGAGGGACCAATCTGCAAGGGGGCCGCACATTGATCTAGAGAAAGAGGAAGGCCAGGGGCTCGACGAGGATGCAGAACTACAAGCGGCCTTACACCAGTCCCGCCAAGAGTATGAATTTATGCAGCAAGCTGGGCCACGATATGATAGGGGTGGCGGATCGG GTGGTGGTGTTGGAGGCAGTGGTGGACCGCTGCCTTCGATGTTCAGAAGGAGCCAGTCACAAGTCCCCGAGAGGGTTAGGGACTACCATCTAGGGTTGAGCAGTGGTCCACGGCAGCAAAGGATTGATACCGGCCCATGGACTGTCAAGGGGAGGACATCAAGAGAGCTTCTAGGGAGGGCATGGGCGAAGGCGTGCCATGCTGTCGGTATTCCCGGCCGGAAAGTCGATGACCCATACTTTAAAGCTGCGATCGTGGAGACCCAGAAACAAG GTGTTGGAATCAAAATACCATCAGGGAGGGAGATagatggaaaatatttggatgAGAATGTGAAGGAGATAGAGAAAGAGATAGAGAAGTGGAAGAACGAGTGGGATGAATGTGGAGTCACGATCATGTGTGATTCGTGGACGGGGCCTATGCGTAACTCGGTCATTAATTTCTTGGTGTATAGCGGTGGCACCATGTATTTCTTGAAGTCCATCAATGTGTCCGACAAAATACAGGACCATCAATACTTGTTGAAG GAGATACGAGCAGTGGTCATGAAAGTGGAGCCTCACAATGTGGTTCAGCTTGTCACGGATAATGGTTCGAACTACAAAAAAGCCTGCAAAATTCTCTGTCACGAGTTCCCTACcattgcatggcagccttgcctTGCCCATACCATCAACCTTATGCTGAAGGACATAGGGAAGTGGCCGGAGCATGATGCTTGTATTCGAAGCGCGCAACGAATTTGCAGCTGGCTCTACAACTCCAACAGTTTACACAGCATGATGAGGGAAGCCATCGGTGGagagttggtcaagtggaatgtaACAAGATTTGGgaccaactacatgttccttGAAAGCATGTATAAGAAGAAGGACCAGTTCATGACATGGTTAGTGTCACCTGAGTTCCGACGGTCCCGCCACTTCAAAAGTGAAACTGGAAGGTACATTTACGAATGCATCACAAGTCTTGAATGGTGGGCGAATATGGAGTATGTGATCAATGATGTTGAGCCTCTGTACATGTTTTTGAGATTTGCTGACACAGACAAGACACCTAATTTGAGTGAGGTGACAATGGAGTATCAAAACATGAGGCAGACATATGCCAGCAAGTTCAGCAGTGACTACCCCCGGTTTGAAAAGATCATGGCTGTGATAGATGCAAGGATGACCACAGTGATGTCAGGCACATATATGGCCACTGCTTGTGCTCTTAACCCTTATGTGCAGTACAGTTTGGGCACATCACAGAAAGTCATGGCAGTAATGCGCAATGGCCTGGAGAAAATGTTGGATACTAATTCAGCAGCAATTGCATTGCAAGAATTTGAAATATTCAGGACGAAGCAAGGTGAGTTCTCTAGTGACATTGCTAGGCGAATGGCCATTGACCGGAAAACTTCACCAGCTGCTTGGTGGGCTACATTTGGGGGAGATACACCA AAGCGGTTCGCCATCGATTCATGA